One Setaria viridis chromosome 7, Setaria_viridis_v4.0, whole genome shotgun sequence genomic region harbors:
- the LOC117862889 gene encoding F-box protein At4g22280, protein MANRAPPFLADRETPSIARRHGMEQQLEEGTEGILAHILCTIPGPPVSADAHLCILLDSDGGGVDRVSLLPDALLRDIVSRLPIKDAARTAALSRRWRPIWLSTPLVLDDTHLLPAGRDEIPRHVKVAQSSAVAAAVSHILATHPGPFRCIRLACCHMDEDHGRVARWLQLLAVKGVQELFLINRRLSPFTITTHMPATFFSIATLTRLYLGFWRFPDTADLPRGAAFPHLRELGLCSVVIESRDMDFILARSPVLEILFLQGHMCPPLHLRLVSHSLRCVQIHWSHVETIAVVDAPCLERLILSGDWRKKGKGTRIKLVHAPVLRLFGYFEPEKHALHIGNTTIKAGTLMNASAIYMVPATKILALQVRFGVRNDAKMLPSFFRCFPNVERLHIYSKKTDEPTGKLNLKFWQEAGAIECVRSHINQLILHDFRGEKNELAFLKFFIESAQMLKNLVIVCAKGCFNSKAEVNSKLQTLFAGKKASKCCLPLVYESAFPEGGFPWNLQRASDFSRDDPFGFLALV, encoded by the exons ATGGCCAACCGGGCGCCGCCATTCCTCGCGGACCGCGAGACGCCGTCCATCGCTCGCCGCCATGGCATGGAGCAGCAGCTGGAAGAGGGTACAGAAGGCATCCTCGCCCACATCCTCTGCACCATCCCTGGCCCGCCCGTCTCCGCCGACGCCCACCTCTGCATCCTCCTcgactccgacggcggcggcgtcgaccgCGTCAGCCTCCTCCCCGACGCGCTCCTCCGCGACATCGTCTCGCGCCTCCCCATCAAGGacgccgcccgcaccgccgcgctctcccgccgctggcgccccATCTGGCTCTCCACCCCGCTCGtcctcgacgacacccacctcCTCCCGGCGGGCCGCGACGAGATCCCGAGGCACGTCAAGGTCGCCCAATcgagcgccgtcgccgccgccgtttcccACATCCTCGCCACGCACCCGGGCCCCTTCCGCTGCATCCGCCTCGCGTGCTGCCACATGGACGAGGACCACGGCCGGGTCGCACGCTGGCTCCAGCTCCTCGCCGTCAAGGGCGTCCAGGAGCTCTTCCTCATCAACCGCCGCCTGTCTCCGTTCACCATCACCACGCACATGCCCGCCACGTTCTTCAGCATAGCCACGCTCACCCGCCTCTACCTCGGCTTCTGGAGGTTCCCCGACACGGCAGACCTCCCGCGCGGCGCCGCTTTCCCTCACCTCCGGGAGCTCGGCCTCTGCAGCGTCGTCATCGAGAGCCGCGACATGGACTTCATCCTCGCCAGGAGCCCCGTGCTCGAGATCCTCTTCTTGCAAGGCCACATGTGTCCCCCGCTGCATCTCCGGCTCGTCAGCCACAGCCTCCGGTGCGTGCAGATCCACTGGTCTCATGTGGAGACCATCGCCGTGGTGGATGCGCCGTGCCTCGAGCGGCTCATCCTGAGCGGAGATTGGAGAAAGAAAGGCAAGGGCACCAGGATCAAGCTTGTTCATGCCCCAGTGCTGCGCTTATTTGGGTACTTTGAGCCTGAAAAGCATGCTCTACATATCGGCAATACCACCATCAAG GCTGGCACATTGATGAATGCAAGTGCTATATATATGGTCCCAGCTACCAAGATCCTGGCCTTGCAAGTTCGTTTTGGAGTCCGCAATGATGCCAAgatgttgcccagcttcttcagaTGCTTCCCCAATGTCGAGAGGCTGCATATTTAT TCTAAGAAAACTGATGAACCCACTGGCAAGCTCAACCTCAAGTTCTGGCAGGAGGCAGGTGCCATCGAGTGTGTTAGATCACATATCAACCAGTTGATATTGCATGATTTCCGAGGGGAGAAGAATGAGCTTGCCTTCCTGAAGTTCTTCATTGAGAGTGCGCAGATGCTGAAGAACCTGGTGATTGTGTGTGCTAAAGGGTGTTTCAATTCGAAGGCTGAGGTGAATTCCAAACTGCAGACTCTGTTCGCTGGAAAGAAGGCCAGTAAATGCTGTTTACCACTGGTTTATGAGAGCGCGTTTCCTGAAGGAGGTTTCCCCTGGAACTTGCAAAGAGCATCTGATTTTTCTCGTGATGACCCTTTTGGGTTCCTTGCACTAGTTTAA